In Lagopus muta isolate bLagMut1 chromosome 6, bLagMut1 primary, whole genome shotgun sequence, one DNA window encodes the following:
- the ZBTB1 gene encoding zinc finger and BTB domain-containing protein 1 isoform X3, with product MARTSHSNYVLQQLNNQREWGFLCDCCIAIDDIYFQAHKAVLAACSSYFRMFFMNHQHTTAQLNLSNMKISAECFDLILQFMYLGKIMTAPANFEQFKVAMNYLQLYNVPECLEDIQDTDSSSLKCSSSASSTQNSKMIFGVRMYEDTLARNGSETNRWGMEPPSSTVNTSHNKEPDEEALQLSSFPEQLFDVCKKSTTSKYSHTKERVSHSRRFGRSFTCDSCGFSFSCEKLLDEHVLSCTNRHSYQSARYYGAEKIDFNEKDSASKIISTQTEKYKGDSSQVVDESSSPVSNITSRKSSTVASETSGEEGSRASERKRIVIKMEPEDSPADELKDYNIIKVTDKDCNESSDNDDLDDEQEEPLYRYYVEEEMREKRNARKTLKPRLSMDEDERRCLKSPRHLNRKAPSVQEDVENAPCELCGLTITEEDLSSHYLSKHIENICACGKCGQILVKGKQLQDHAQTCGEPQDLTMNGIRNSEEKMDLEENPEEQSEIRDMMFADMLEDFRDSHFQMNSLQKKQLYKHSACPFRCPNCGQRFETENLVVEHMSNCLEQDLFKNSMMEENERDHRLVK from the coding sequence ATGGCAAGAACCAGCCACAGCAACTACGTCCTTCAGCAGCTAAACAACCAAAGAGAGTGGGGCTTTTTGTGTGACTGCTGCATTGCTATCGATgatatttatttccaagcaCATAAAGCAGTCCTTGCTGCATGCAGCTCCTATTTTAGAATGTTTTTTATGAACCATCAACACACTACAGCCCAGCTGAATCTAAGCAACATGAAGATTAGCGCTGAATGCTTTGATCTTATTTTACAGTTCATGTATTTAGGAAAAATTATGACCGCCCCTGCCAATTTTGAGCAATTTAAAGTGGCCATGAACTATTTACAGCTCTATAACGTACCTGAGTGTCTGGAAGATATACAGGATACAGACTCATCTAGTTTAAAATGCTCTTCTTCTGCTTCCAGCACCCAGAACAGTAAAATGATATTTGGTGTGCGAATGTACGAAGACACGCTTGCTCGAAATGGCAGCGAAACAAACAGGTGGGGCATGGAGCCGCCAAGTTCGACAGTCAATACATCCCATAACAAAGAGCCCGATGAAGAAGCTTTGCAGCTCAGCAGTTTCCCCGAACAACTGTTTGATGTCTGCAAAAAAAGCACCACGTCCAAATACTCTCACACAAAAGAGCGTGTGTCTCACTCACGCCGCTTCGGAAGAAGCTTCACCTGCGACAGCTGCGGGTTCAGTTTTAGCTGTGAAAAGTTACTGGATGAGCACGTGTTATCGTGCACCAACAGGCATTCGTACCAAAGTGCCAGATACTACGGTGCCGAAAAAATAGACTTTAATGAAAAGGACTCTGCTTCTAAAATAATCTCTAcgcaaacagaaaaatacaaagggGATTCCAGCCAAGTTGTCGATGAGTCGTCCTCTCCCGTGTCCAACATtacaagcaggaaaagcagcacgGTGGCATCCGAAACATCAGGTGAAGAAGGAAGTCGAGCCTCTGAGAGGAAGAGGATTGTCATCAAGATGGAACCGGAGGACAGTCCTGCAGACGAGCTGAAAGATTATAATATTATCAAGGTGACAGATAAGGACTGCAACGAGTCTTCTGATAACGATGACCTAGATGACGAGCAGGAAGAGCCACTTTACAGGTACTACGTTGAGGAAGAgatgagagagaagagaaatgctCGGAAGACTTTAAAACCCCGTTTATCCATGGATGAGGATGAAAGGAGGTGTTTAAAGAGTCCGCGGCACCTTAACAGGAAAGCTCCCTCCGTCCAGGAAGATGTGGAGAACGCTCCCTGTGAACTTTGTGGGCTAACAATCACCGAGGAGGATTTGTCCTCTCATTATTTATCCAAACACATAGAAAATATATGTGCCTGTGGCAAGTGTGGTCAAATACTGGTCAAGGGCAAGCAGTTACAGGATCATGCACAGACCTGTGGAGAACCCCAGGACCTGACCATGAATGGTATCAGAAATTCCGAGGAAAAAATGGACTTGGAAGAAAACCCCGAGGAGCAGTCGGAAATAAGGGACATGATGTTTGCAGACATGCTGGAAGACTTCAGGGACAGTCATTTCCAAATGAACAGCCTTCAAAAAAAGCAGTTATATAAGCATTCTGCCTGTCCTTTCCGATGTCCTAATTGCGGGCAGCgttttgaaactgaaaaccTAGTGGTTGAACATATGTCCAACTGCCTGGAGCAAGATCTGTTCAAGAATTCCATGAtggaagagaatgaaagagATCACAGAC
- the ZBTB1 gene encoding zinc finger and BTB domain-containing protein 1 isoform X2 gives MARTSHSNYVLQQLNNQREWGFLCDCCIAIDDIYFQAHKAVLAACSSYFRMFFMNHQHTTAQLNLSNMKISAECFDLILQFMYLGKIMTAPANFEQFKVAMNYLQLYNVPECLEDIQDTDSSSLKCSSSASSTQNSKMIFGVRMYEDTLARNGSETNRWGMEPPSSTVNTSHNKEPDEEALQLSSFPEQLFDVCKKSTTSKYSHTKERVSHSRRFGRSFTCDSCGFSFSCEKLLDEHVLSCTNRHSYQSARYYGAEKIDFNEKDSASKIISTQTEKYKGDSSQVVDESSSPVSNITSRKSSTVASETSGEEGSRASERKRIVIKMEPEDSPADELKDYNIIKVTDKDCNESSDNDDLDDEQEEPLYRYYVEEEMREKRNARKTLKPRLSMDEDERRCLKSPRHLNRKAPSVQEDVENAPCELCGLTITEEDLSSHYLSKHIENICACGKCGQILVKGKQLQDHAQTCGEPQDLTMNGIRNSEEKMDLEENPEEQSEIRDMMFADMLEDFRDSHFQMNSLQKKQLYKHSACPFRCPNCGQRFETENLVVEHMSNCLEQDLFKNSMMEENERDHRRKHFCNLCGKGFYQRCHLREHYTVHTKEKQFVCQTCGKQFLRERQLRLHNDMHKGMASSEIGTSKLLNN, from the coding sequence ATGGCAAGAACCAGCCACAGCAACTACGTCCTTCAGCAGCTAAACAACCAAAGAGAGTGGGGCTTTTTGTGTGACTGCTGCATTGCTATCGATgatatttatttccaagcaCATAAAGCAGTCCTTGCTGCATGCAGCTCCTATTTTAGAATGTTTTTTATGAACCATCAACACACTACAGCCCAGCTGAATCTAAGCAACATGAAGATTAGCGCTGAATGCTTTGATCTTATTTTACAGTTCATGTATTTAGGAAAAATTATGACCGCCCCTGCCAATTTTGAGCAATTTAAAGTGGCCATGAACTATTTACAGCTCTATAACGTACCTGAGTGTCTGGAAGATATACAGGATACAGACTCATCTAGTTTAAAATGCTCTTCTTCTGCTTCCAGCACCCAGAACAGTAAAATGATATTTGGTGTGCGAATGTACGAAGACACGCTTGCTCGAAATGGCAGCGAAACAAACAGGTGGGGCATGGAGCCGCCAAGTTCGACAGTCAATACATCCCATAACAAAGAGCCCGATGAAGAAGCTTTGCAGCTCAGCAGTTTCCCCGAACAACTGTTTGATGTCTGCAAAAAAAGCACCACGTCCAAATACTCTCACACAAAAGAGCGTGTGTCTCACTCACGCCGCTTCGGAAGAAGCTTCACCTGCGACAGCTGCGGGTTCAGTTTTAGCTGTGAAAAGTTACTGGATGAGCACGTGTTATCGTGCACCAACAGGCATTCGTACCAAAGTGCCAGATACTACGGTGCCGAAAAAATAGACTTTAATGAAAAGGACTCTGCTTCTAAAATAATCTCTAcgcaaacagaaaaatacaaagggGATTCCAGCCAAGTTGTCGATGAGTCGTCCTCTCCCGTGTCCAACATtacaagcaggaaaagcagcacgGTGGCATCCGAAACATCAGGTGAAGAAGGAAGTCGAGCCTCTGAGAGGAAGAGGATTGTCATCAAGATGGAACCGGAGGACAGTCCTGCAGACGAGCTGAAAGATTATAATATTATCAAGGTGACAGATAAGGACTGCAACGAGTCTTCTGATAACGATGACCTAGATGACGAGCAGGAAGAGCCACTTTACAGGTACTACGTTGAGGAAGAgatgagagagaagagaaatgctCGGAAGACTTTAAAACCCCGTTTATCCATGGATGAGGATGAAAGGAGGTGTTTAAAGAGTCCGCGGCACCTTAACAGGAAAGCTCCCTCCGTCCAGGAAGATGTGGAGAACGCTCCCTGTGAACTTTGTGGGCTAACAATCACCGAGGAGGATTTGTCCTCTCATTATTTATCCAAACACATAGAAAATATATGTGCCTGTGGCAAGTGTGGTCAAATACTGGTCAAGGGCAAGCAGTTACAGGATCATGCACAGACCTGTGGAGAACCCCAGGACCTGACCATGAATGGTATCAGAAATTCCGAGGAAAAAATGGACTTGGAAGAAAACCCCGAGGAGCAGTCGGAAATAAGGGACATGATGTTTGCAGACATGCTGGAAGACTTCAGGGACAGTCATTTCCAAATGAACAGCCTTCAAAAAAAGCAGTTATATAAGCATTCTGCCTGTCCTTTCCGATGTCCTAATTGCGGGCAGCgttttgaaactgaaaaccTAGTGGTTGAACATATGTCCAACTGCCTGGAGCAAGATCTGTTCAAGAATTCCATGAtggaagagaatgaaagagATCACAGACGTAAGCATTTCTGCAATCTTTGTGGGAAAGGATTTTATCAGCGTTGTCACTTGAGGGAACACTATACTGTTCATACCaaggaaaaacagtttgtttGTCAGACATGTGGGAAGCAGTTCTTAAGAGAGCGCCAGTTGCGGCTCCACAATGATATGCACAAAGGAATGGCCAG
- the ZBTB1 gene encoding zinc finger and BTB domain-containing protein 1 isoform X1, which yields MARTSHSNYVLQQLNNQREWGFLCDCCIAIDDIYFQAHKAVLAACSSYFRMFFMNHQHTTAQLNLSNMKISAECFDLILQFMYLGKIMTAPANFEQFKVAMNYLQLYNVPECLEDIQDTDSSSLKCSSSASSTQNSKMIFGVRMYEDTLARNGSETNRWGMEPPSSTVNTSHNKEPDEEALQLSSFPEQLFDVCKKSTTSKYSHTKERVSHSRRFGRSFTCDSCGFSFSCEKLLDEHVLSCTNRHSYQSARYYGAEKIDFNEKDSASKIISTQTEKYKGDSSQVVDESSSPVSNITSRKSSTVASETSGEEGSRASERKRIVIKMEPEDSPADELKDYNIIKVTDKDCNESSDNDDLDDEQEEPLYRYYVEEEMREKRNARKTLKPRLSMDEDERRCLKSPRHLNRKAPSVQEDVENAPCELCGLTITEEDLSSHYLSKHIENICACGKCGQILVKGKQLQDHAQTCGEPQDLTMNGIRNSEEKMDLEENPEEQSEIRDMMFADMLEDFRDSHFQMNSLQKKQLYKHSACPFRCPNCGQRFETENLVVEHMSNCLEQDLFKNSMMEENERDHRRKHFCNLCGKGFYQRCHLREHYTVHTKEKQFVCQTCGKQFLRERQLRLHNDMHKGMARYVCSICDQGNFRKHDHVRHMISHLSAGETICQVCFQIFPNNEQLEQHMDVHLYTCGVCGAKFNLRKDMRSHYNAKHLKRT from the coding sequence ATGGCAAGAACCAGCCACAGCAACTACGTCCTTCAGCAGCTAAACAACCAAAGAGAGTGGGGCTTTTTGTGTGACTGCTGCATTGCTATCGATgatatttatttccaagcaCATAAAGCAGTCCTTGCTGCATGCAGCTCCTATTTTAGAATGTTTTTTATGAACCATCAACACACTACAGCCCAGCTGAATCTAAGCAACATGAAGATTAGCGCTGAATGCTTTGATCTTATTTTACAGTTCATGTATTTAGGAAAAATTATGACCGCCCCTGCCAATTTTGAGCAATTTAAAGTGGCCATGAACTATTTACAGCTCTATAACGTACCTGAGTGTCTGGAAGATATACAGGATACAGACTCATCTAGTTTAAAATGCTCTTCTTCTGCTTCCAGCACCCAGAACAGTAAAATGATATTTGGTGTGCGAATGTACGAAGACACGCTTGCTCGAAATGGCAGCGAAACAAACAGGTGGGGCATGGAGCCGCCAAGTTCGACAGTCAATACATCCCATAACAAAGAGCCCGATGAAGAAGCTTTGCAGCTCAGCAGTTTCCCCGAACAACTGTTTGATGTCTGCAAAAAAAGCACCACGTCCAAATACTCTCACACAAAAGAGCGTGTGTCTCACTCACGCCGCTTCGGAAGAAGCTTCACCTGCGACAGCTGCGGGTTCAGTTTTAGCTGTGAAAAGTTACTGGATGAGCACGTGTTATCGTGCACCAACAGGCATTCGTACCAAAGTGCCAGATACTACGGTGCCGAAAAAATAGACTTTAATGAAAAGGACTCTGCTTCTAAAATAATCTCTAcgcaaacagaaaaatacaaagggGATTCCAGCCAAGTTGTCGATGAGTCGTCCTCTCCCGTGTCCAACATtacaagcaggaaaagcagcacgGTGGCATCCGAAACATCAGGTGAAGAAGGAAGTCGAGCCTCTGAGAGGAAGAGGATTGTCATCAAGATGGAACCGGAGGACAGTCCTGCAGACGAGCTGAAAGATTATAATATTATCAAGGTGACAGATAAGGACTGCAACGAGTCTTCTGATAACGATGACCTAGATGACGAGCAGGAAGAGCCACTTTACAGGTACTACGTTGAGGAAGAgatgagagagaagagaaatgctCGGAAGACTTTAAAACCCCGTTTATCCATGGATGAGGATGAAAGGAGGTGTTTAAAGAGTCCGCGGCACCTTAACAGGAAAGCTCCCTCCGTCCAGGAAGATGTGGAGAACGCTCCCTGTGAACTTTGTGGGCTAACAATCACCGAGGAGGATTTGTCCTCTCATTATTTATCCAAACACATAGAAAATATATGTGCCTGTGGCAAGTGTGGTCAAATACTGGTCAAGGGCAAGCAGTTACAGGATCATGCACAGACCTGTGGAGAACCCCAGGACCTGACCATGAATGGTATCAGAAATTCCGAGGAAAAAATGGACTTGGAAGAAAACCCCGAGGAGCAGTCGGAAATAAGGGACATGATGTTTGCAGACATGCTGGAAGACTTCAGGGACAGTCATTTCCAAATGAACAGCCTTCAAAAAAAGCAGTTATATAAGCATTCTGCCTGTCCTTTCCGATGTCCTAATTGCGGGCAGCgttttgaaactgaaaaccTAGTGGTTGAACATATGTCCAACTGCCTGGAGCAAGATCTGTTCAAGAATTCCATGAtggaagagaatgaaagagATCACAGACGTAAGCATTTCTGCAATCTTTGTGGGAAAGGATTTTATCAGCGTTGTCACTTGAGGGAACACTATACTGTTCATACCaaggaaaaacagtttgtttGTCAGACATGTGGGAAGCAGTTCTTAAGAGAGCGCCAGTTGCGGCTCCACAATGATATGCACAAAGGAATGGCCAGGTATGTCTGTTCCATTTGTGATCAaggaaacttcagaaaacatgaCCATGTACGGCATATGATATCTCACTTATCAGCTGGAGAGACTATATGCCAGGTCTGCTTTCAGATATTCCCAAATAATGAGCAACTGGAGCAGCACATGGATGTTCATCTGTATACATGTGGAGTATGTGGAGCAAAATTTAATTTGAGAAAAGATATGAGATCTCACTATAATGCCAAGCATTTGAAAAGAACATAA